A part of Aquibium oceanicum genomic DNA contains:
- the phnH gene encoding phosphonate C-P lyase system protein PhnH, protein MPSFEAVPVEGGFDNPPLASQSVFRAIMDAMAKPGSIRPCAPLARPPATLSATAAAVALTLCDHDTPLWLDPALEAAADVRGWLGFHCGSPLVRVPAEAYFALVANPAELIALENFSQGTQEYPDRSTTLILQVESLSEGRALLLEGPGIETSASLAPAPLPRHFCEQWRQNNARFPRGVDLILAAPEGIACLPRTTRIRATEG, encoded by the coding sequence ATGCCTTCATTCGAGGCCGTGCCGGTGGAGGGCGGGTTCGACAATCCGCCGCTCGCCTCGCAGTCGGTGTTCCGCGCAATCATGGATGCCATGGCCAAGCCGGGATCGATCCGTCCTTGCGCACCTCTGGCCCGGCCGCCCGCAACGCTGTCGGCAACCGCGGCCGCGGTCGCGCTGACGCTCTGCGACCACGACACGCCTCTCTGGCTCGATCCGGCCCTGGAAGCGGCCGCGGATGTTCGGGGCTGGCTCGGCTTCCACTGCGGGTCTCCGCTCGTGCGCGTGCCGGCGGAGGCGTATTTCGCGCTGGTCGCCAATCCTGCGGAACTGATCGCGCTGGAGAATTTCTCGCAGGGGACGCAGGAGTACCCCGACCGGTCGACGACGCTGATCCTCCAAGTAGAGAGCCTTTCCGAAGGTCGCGCACTCCTGCTCGAGGGACCCGGCATCGAGACCAGCGCGAGCCTCGCGCCCGCTCCGCTTCCCCGGCACTTCTGCGAGCAGTGGCGGCAGAACAATGCCCGCTTCCCGCGCGGCGTCGACCTGATCCTGGCCGCGCCGGAGGGCATCGCCTGCCTGCCCCGCACCACGCGCATCCGCGCAACGGAAGGCTGA
- a CDS encoding ActS/PrrB/RegB family redox-sensitive histidine kinase, protein MPKDPRTLDYQQSRRLRLNTLIRLRWLAIIGQSAAILVVAYWFEFTTPVAACFALIAASAWINLFLAFRYPATHRLQPVAALAILVVDALQLAGLLYLTGGLANPFAILMIVPVVISATSLPLMYTALLGLIVGAAASLLAVYHLPLPWYEASGLAVPFLYVTGVWMAILSTIAFTAIYAWRVAEEARQLAAALSATELVLQREQHLSALDGLAAAAAHELGTPLATIALVAKEMQLALADDPKLHEDIALLRSQSERCKEILKRLTSLSSQSEEHLARLPLTSLIEDVIAPHRDFGIEIHLKPGKMIGPEPVGRRNPGVIYGLGNLVENAVDFARESVAIRWDWDQDRVRIHVSDDGPGFPPEIMDRIGEPYMTTRSGAQVEGGGGLGLGVFIAKTLLERSGAAVAFRNGSAPGQGAEVEVTWPREVFLSQGGLAEAAG, encoded by the coding sequence ATGCCGAAAGATCCTCGGACACTCGACTACCAGCAGAGCAGGCGGCTTCGCCTCAACACGCTGATCAGGCTCCGCTGGCTGGCGATCATCGGCCAGAGCGCGGCCATCCTCGTGGTGGCCTACTGGTTCGAGTTCACGACCCCTGTCGCCGCCTGCTTCGCGCTCATCGCCGCTTCGGCGTGGATCAATCTCTTTCTGGCCTTCCGCTATCCGGCGACGCATCGCCTCCAGCCGGTGGCCGCGCTGGCGATCCTCGTCGTCGATGCGCTGCAGTTGGCCGGGCTTCTCTACCTGACCGGCGGCCTGGCCAACCCCTTCGCCATCCTGATGATCGTCCCGGTCGTCATCTCGGCGACCTCGCTGCCGCTGATGTACACGGCTTTGCTGGGGCTAATCGTCGGCGCGGCGGCTTCGCTGCTGGCGGTATACCATCTTCCGCTCCCCTGGTACGAAGCCTCGGGGCTGGCTGTTCCCTTCCTCTATGTGACCGGCGTCTGGATGGCGATCCTGTCCACTATCGCCTTCACTGCGATCTACGCCTGGCGGGTGGCCGAGGAGGCGCGCCAACTCGCGGCGGCGCTGTCGGCGACCGAACTCGTCCTGCAACGCGAACAGCATCTCTCCGCGCTCGACGGGCTCGCGGCGGCGGCCGCCCACGAACTCGGCACGCCGCTCGCCACCATCGCGCTCGTGGCGAAGGAGATGCAGCTCGCGCTTGCGGACGATCCCAAGCTGCACGAGGACATCGCCCTGCTCCGCTCCCAGAGCGAGCGCTGCAAGGAGATCCTGAAGCGGCTGACCAGCCTGTCGTCGCAGAGCGAGGAACACCTTGCGAGGCTGCCGCTCACCTCGCTGATCGAGGACGTCATCGCGCCCCACCGCGATTTCGGCATCGAGATTCACCTGAAGCCAGGAAAGATGATCGGGCCTGAGCCCGTCGGCCGGCGCAATCCGGGCGTCATCTACGGGCTCGGCAATCTCGTCGAGAACGCCGTCGACTTCGCCCGCGAGAGCGTAGCCATCCGATGGGATTGGGACCAGGACCGCGTCAGGATTCATGTCAGCGACGACGGGCCGGGATTTCCACCGGAGATCATGGACCGCATCGGCGAACCCTACATGACCACCCGCTCCGGCGCGCAGGTCGAAGGCGGCGGCGGCCTGGGTCTCGGCGTCTTCATCGCCAAGACGCTGCTCGAACGATCCGGCGCAGCGGTGGCCTTCCGCAACGGCTCGGCACCCGGACAGGGCGCCGAGGTCGAGGTCACCTGGCCGCGCGAGGTCTTCCTGAGCCAAGGCGGGCTGGCGGAGGCGGCCGGATGA
- the phnG gene encoding phosphonate C-P lyase system protein PhnG has translation MVTERSRERNENARRREAMATLAAAPGDLLSKVWRETGIEVEAKALRGPETGLVTLRGRIGGGGGPFNFGEATVTRATVKLPTGEIGHAYALGSDTEKARISATVDALWQRAEHRAGIEAGVLAPLRAGLAEADARQRAETAATKVDFFTMVRGED, from the coding sequence ATGGTGACCGAGAGAAGCCGCGAGAGAAACGAGAACGCCCGCCGCCGGGAGGCCATGGCCACGCTCGCCGCGGCACCCGGCGACCTGCTGTCGAAGGTCTGGCGCGAAACGGGCATCGAGGTCGAGGCCAAGGCCCTGCGGGGACCCGAAACGGGGCTGGTGACGCTGCGCGGCCGCATCGGCGGCGGCGGCGGGCCCTTCAATTTCGGCGAGGCGACCGTGACGCGCGCGACCGTCAAGCTGCCCACTGGCGAGATCGGACACGCCTATGCGCTCGGGTCCGATACCGAGAAGGCCCGCATATCGGCGACCGTCGATGCGCTGTGGCAGCGCGCGGAGCACCGCGCCGGGATCGAGGCTGGGGTTCTCGCACCGCTGCGCGCCGGGCTTGCCGAGGCCGATGCCAGGCAAAGGGCAGAAACCGCGGCGACGAAGGTCGATTTCTTCACCATGGTGAGAGGCGAAGACTGA
- a CDS encoding ActR/PrrA/RegA family redox response regulator transcription factor gives MTAETDDALGEDRSLLIVDDDKPFLTRLARAMESRGFEVETAESVEEAQAKVKTAAPAYAVVDMRLGDGNGLDVVSAIREKRADSRTVILTGYGNIATAVTAVKLGAIDYLAKPADADEVYAALTRTKGEKIEPPENPMSADRVRWEHIQRVYEMCDRNVSETARRLNMHRRTLQRILAKRAPR, from the coding sequence ATGACCGCAGAAACAGACGACGCACTCGGCGAGGATCGCTCGCTCCTGATCGTCGACGACGACAAACCGTTCCTCACCCGCCTCGCCCGCGCCATGGAAAGCCGCGGCTTCGAGGTGGAGACGGCCGAGAGCGTGGAGGAGGCGCAGGCCAAGGTGAAGACGGCAGCGCCCGCCTACGCGGTGGTCGACATGCGGCTGGGCGACGGCAACGGCCTCGACGTGGTCTCGGCCATCCGCGAGAAGCGTGCGGATTCGCGCACGGTGATCCTCACCGGTTACGGCAACATCGCAACGGCGGTGACGGCCGTGAAGCTCGGCGCGATCGACTATCTCGCCAAGCCAGCCGATGCGGACGAGGTCTATGCGGCTCTCACCCGCACCAAGGGCGAGAAGATCGAGCCGCCGGAAAACCCGATGTCGGCCGACCGCGTGCGCTGGGAACACATCCAGCGCGTCTACGAGATGTGCGACCGCAACGTTTCCGAGACCGCGCGCCGGCTCAACATGCACCGCCGCACGCTGCAGCGCATCCTGGCCAAGCGCGCGCCGCGCTGA
- the phnF gene encoding phosphonate metabolism transcriptional regulator PhnF: MQAKAVRPMERKTGIALWRQVADRIRQGIGAGDYEGDGRLPPETVLAERFGINRHTVRSAIAALVQEGVLRAEQGRGTFIQRRRRFTYPISARTRFSEGLRDQARDRRGHLLAHAREEADQRIADALGIAPGSPVIRLETLSEADGRPVSRATSWFEAERFSGIADAFAASGSVTLALRDHGVDDYFRKSTVVSARHAEGADLADLKLAPGAIVLVAVALNVDTQGRPVQFSETRFAADRVELSVIG, translated from the coding sequence ATGCAGGCGAAAGCCGTCAGGCCGATGGAGAGGAAAACCGGCATCGCGCTCTGGCGCCAGGTCGCCGACCGCATCCGCCAGGGTATTGGCGCGGGTGACTACGAGGGCGACGGCCGCCTGCCTCCGGAAACCGTTCTGGCCGAAAGGTTCGGCATCAACCGCCACACGGTTCGTAGCGCCATCGCTGCCCTCGTGCAGGAAGGCGTGCTCCGCGCTGAACAGGGGCGCGGGACCTTCATCCAGCGCCGCCGCCGGTTCACCTATCCGATCTCCGCCCGCACCCGCTTCTCGGAAGGACTTCGCGACCAGGCGCGCGACCGGCGCGGCCATCTTCTGGCGCATGCGCGCGAAGAAGCGGACCAGCGGATCGCGGATGCGCTCGGCATCGCGCCCGGCAGCCCGGTGATCAGGCTTGAGACGCTGAGCGAGGCTGACGGCCGGCCGGTGTCGCGGGCGACCAGCTGGTTCGAAGCGGAGCGTTTCTCGGGCATTGCCGATGCCTTCGCCGCGTCGGGTTCGGTAACCCTCGCCCTGCGCGACCATGGCGTCGACGACTACTTCCGCAAGTCCACCGTCGTCTCGGCCCGTCATGCCGAGGGTGCCGATCTGGCCGACCTGAAGCTGGCCCCCGGCGCGATCGTGCTGGTTGCGGTCGCCCTCAACGTCGACACACAGGGGCGGCCCGTCCAGTTCTCCGAAACCAGGTTCGCCGCCGACCGCGTGGAACTTTCGGTAATCGGCTGA
- a CDS encoding ATP-binding cassette domain-containing protein — MGDGLRLEGVTIALGGRMLISITHAVEPGEVLTIMGPSGSGKSTLLAYVGGFLDRVFEASGRVRAGDVDLTALPPEDRHVGILFQDPLLFPHMSVAGNLLFAIPAALRGKSERMRLAREALAGVELDGMEDRDPDTLSGGQKARVALARVLLSAPRTLLLDEPFSKLDTELRQQMRRLVFSKARERGLPVLLVTHDEADAQAAGGPVVRIGG, encoded by the coding sequence ATGGGAGACGGACTGAGACTGGAAGGCGTGACGATCGCGCTCGGCGGGCGCATGCTGATCTCGATCACGCATGCCGTCGAGCCCGGCGAGGTACTGACCATCATGGGACCCTCCGGCTCGGGCAAGTCCACGCTGCTCGCCTATGTCGGCGGTTTTCTCGACCGGGTCTTCGAGGCCAGCGGCCGGGTCCGTGCCGGCGACGTCGACCTCACCGCGCTCCCTCCCGAAGACCGCCATGTCGGCATCCTCTTCCAGGATCCGCTGCTCTTCCCGCACATGTCCGTGGCCGGAAATCTGCTGTTTGCCATCCCCGCCGCACTCCGGGGAAAGTCCGAACGGATGAGACTGGCCAGGGAAGCGCTGGCGGGCGTGGAGCTCGATGGCATGGAAGACCGCGATCCCGACACGCTGTCGGGGGGCCAGAAAGCGCGAGTGGCGCTGGCGCGCGTTCTCCTGTCCGCGCCGAGGACGCTGCTTCTCGACGAGCCGTTCTCGAAGCTGGATACCGAACTTCGCCAGCAGATGCGCAGGCTGGTCTTCTCCAAGGCGCGGGAGCGCGGGCTTCCCGTCCTTCTGGTGACGCATGACGAGGCGGATGCGCAGGCCGCGGGCGGTCCCGTCGTGCGGATCGGCGGCTGA
- a CDS encoding ABC transporter substrate-binding protein, translating to MTLTALAADPNPKDWDAVLAEAKGETVYWNAWGGSENINAYIEWAGEELKQRYGVALVHVKLDDTANAVAKVVAEKAAGKDEGGSVDLIWINGENFASMKEQGLLFSPGWAEVLPDWQYVDIENKPTIRTDFTIPVEGLESPWGMAKLVFFYDQARTDPDTLPTNARSLLDWSKANPGRFSYPQPPDFIGSSFLKQILSELVEDRSVLLAPVIDATFDKTVAPLFAYLDELHPLMWRSGRAYPQNYPAMKQMLADGEMDIIFAFNPSEASSAIANGELPDTVRSFTFPEGTLSNTHFVAIPYNAASKAGALVAANFLISPEAQARKQDPKVWGDPTVLAMDKLDAADRARFEALDLGVATLRPNELGPAIDEPHPTWLERLEGEWKRRYGVGN from the coding sequence ATGACGCTAACGGCCCTTGCGGCCGATCCGAACCCCAAAGACTGGGACGCTGTTCTCGCCGAGGCGAAGGGCGAGACCGTCTACTGGAACGCTTGGGGCGGCTCGGAAAACATCAATGCCTACATCGAATGGGCCGGCGAGGAACTGAAGCAGCGCTACGGGGTCGCACTCGTCCACGTGAAGCTCGACGACACCGCCAACGCCGTCGCCAAGGTCGTGGCGGAGAAGGCCGCGGGCAAGGACGAGGGCGGTTCGGTCGACCTCATCTGGATCAACGGCGAGAATTTCGCCTCGATGAAGGAACAGGGCCTCCTGTTCTCCCCCGGCTGGGCGGAGGTGCTGCCGGATTGGCAGTATGTCGACATCGAGAACAAGCCGACGATCCGCACCGACTTCACCATTCCCGTCGAGGGTCTCGAAAGCCCCTGGGGCATGGCCAAGCTGGTGTTCTTCTACGACCAGGCGCGCACCGACCCCGACACCCTGCCGACGAATGCGCGCTCGCTGCTCGATTGGTCAAAGGCCAATCCCGGGCGGTTCTCCTACCCGCAGCCGCCGGATTTCATCGGCTCGTCCTTCCTCAAACAGATCCTCTCCGAACTGGTCGAAGACCGGTCCGTTCTGCTCGCACCGGTGATCGATGCAACGTTCGACAAGACGGTTGCGCCGCTCTTTGCCTATCTCGACGAGCTCCATCCGCTCATGTGGCGGTCCGGCCGCGCCTATCCGCAGAACTATCCGGCTATGAAGCAGATGCTCGCCGATGGTGAGATGGACATCATCTTCGCCTTCAACCCTTCCGAAGCCTCCAGCGCGATCGCCAACGGCGAGCTGCCCGACACGGTCCGCTCCTTCACCTTCCCGGAAGGCACGCTGTCCAACACGCACTTCGTCGCCATCCCCTACAATGCCGCCTCCAAGGCCGGCGCGCTGGTGGCCGCGAACTTCCTCATCTCGCCGGAAGCGCAGGCGCGCAAGCAGGATCCGAAGGTCTGGGGCGACCCGACCGTGCTCGCCATGGACAAGCTCGACGCAGCCGACCGCGCCCGTTTCGAGGCGCTCGACCTCGGCGTCGCGACCTTGCGGCCGAACGAACTCGGCCCGGCGATCGACGAACCGCACCCCACCTGGCTGGAACGCCTGGAAGGCGAGTGGAAGCGGCGTTACGGCGTCGGCAATTGA
- a CDS encoding ABC transporter permease: protein MLTRVGPPLAVLLLSGPILAGLAGTILPAFGYLPALGGTAFSLAPLRELAAAPGIAHSALLSLFAGLAAATLSLIVVMLFVAAWAGTPLFSRIQHVISPLLSVPHAAAAFGLAFLIAPSGFLARLVSPELTGWTRPPDWLIVNDPMGLSMIAGLVVKEVPFLLLVTLAALPQVPLARTRMLVASLGYGRVAGFLFCVWPPIYRQIRLPVFAVIAFASSVVAVAIILGPSAPPTLAARLVEWMNDPDLSMRFLASAGALLQLAVSALAILLWIVIEHIGAAFRDRLAAAGRRCVRDRLVRTVALVAMLASAATVFAGLATLAIWSVAGLWQFPDALPRGFSLRNWTTALPRILAPLATTVIAGLVSTLIAFAITLLCLLREDETGRIGRGSALLIYLPLLVPQVAFLFGLQLLFLLSGAVAGLPALILAHLVFVMPYVFLSLSDPWRAYDRRYEAIAAGLGKSRLKTFLAVRLPMLTRPLLTAMAVGFAVSVGLYLPTVLIGAGRLTTITTEAVTLASGGNRRVIGVYAFLQMVLPMMGFVVATLVPALLFRRFRAMRV from the coding sequence TTGCTGACCCGCGTCGGGCCGCCGCTGGCGGTCCTGCTTCTTTCGGGACCGATCCTCGCCGGGCTGGCGGGAACGATCCTGCCCGCCTTCGGCTATCTGCCGGCGCTCGGGGGTACGGCATTCTCGCTCGCGCCGCTGCGCGAACTCGCCGCGGCACCCGGCATTGCGCACTCGGCCCTTCTCAGCCTCTTCGCAGGCCTTGCGGCCGCGACGCTCTCCCTGATCGTCGTGATGCTCTTCGTCGCCGCATGGGCCGGCACGCCGCTGTTTTCCCGCATCCAGCACGTCATCTCGCCGCTCCTGTCGGTGCCGCATGCGGCGGCGGCCTTCGGGCTCGCCTTCCTCATCGCTCCCAGCGGCTTCCTCGCCCGCCTCGTCTCGCCGGAACTGACCGGCTGGACCCGCCCGCCGGACTGGCTCATCGTGAACGATCCCATGGGCCTGTCGATGATCGCCGGGCTGGTGGTGAAGGAAGTCCCGTTCCTGCTCCTGGTCACGCTTGCCGCCCTGCCGCAGGTGCCGCTGGCGCGCACCCGCATGCTCGTCGCCTCGCTCGGCTATGGCCGCGTCGCCGGCTTCCTGTTCTGCGTCTGGCCGCCGATCTATCGACAGATCAGGCTGCCGGTCTTCGCCGTCATCGCCTTCGCCTCCTCGGTGGTCGCCGTCGCCATCATCCTCGGCCCGTCCGCGCCACCAACCCTTGCGGCGCGGCTGGTGGAATGGATGAACGATCCCGATCTCTCCATGCGCTTCCTCGCCTCCGCCGGAGCCCTGCTGCAACTCGCCGTCTCCGCCCTCGCAATCCTGCTCTGGATCGTGATTGAGCACATCGGCGCCGCGTTCCGCGACCGCCTCGCAGCCGCCGGCCGACGGTGCGTGCGGGATCGCCTCGTCAGGACCGTCGCGCTCGTGGCGATGCTCGCCTCGGCCGCTACGGTCTTCGCCGGGCTGGCGACGCTCGCCATCTGGTCGGTCGCCGGTCTATGGCAGTTCCCCGACGCGTTGCCGCGCGGCTTCAGCCTGCGCAACTGGACCACCGCCCTGCCGCGCATCCTCGCACCACTCGCCACAACGGTGATCGCCGGGCTCGTCTCCACCCTGATCGCGTTCGCCATCACCCTGCTCTGCCTGCTTCGGGAGGACGAGACCGGCAGGATCGGCCGCGGCTCGGCGCTGCTGATCTACCTCCCACTTCTGGTGCCGCAGGTGGCCTTCCTGTTCGGCTTGCAGCTTCTGTTCTTGCTCTCCGGCGCCGTCGCCGGCCTGCCTGCGCTCATCCTCGCGCACCTCGTCTTCGTCATGCCCTACGTCTTCCTGTCGCTCTCCGACCCGTGGCGCGCCTACGACCGCCGCTACGAGGCGATCGCGGCCGGGCTCGGCAAGTCTCGGCTGAAGACCTTCCTCGCCGTGCGCCTCCCCATGCTGACGCGCCCCTTGCTCACCGCGATGGCGGTTGGCTTTGCCGTCTCGGTCGGCCTCTACCTGCCGACGGTGCTGATCGGCGCCGGGCGTCTGACGACGATCACGACCGAAGCCGTGACGCTCGCATCGGGCGGCAATCGGCGCGTCATCGGGGTCTACGCCTTCCTCCAGATGGTCCTTCCCATGATGGGCTTTGTCGTTGCCACTCTCGTCCCGGCGCTGCTATTCCGGCGCTTCCGTGCGATGCGGGTCTGA
- the hrpB gene encoding ATP-dependent helicase HrpB, whose product MKDGLPRLPVSEALPGLLTALADGNAAVLVAPPGAGKTTLVPLALMDEAWRGDGTILLLEPRRLAARAAARRMAELIGEEVGRTVGYAMRMESRTSRDTRILVVTEGILSRMILDDPELPGIAAVLFDEFHERSLDGDFGLALALDVQGALRPDLRLLVMSATLDGARVSRLLGDAPVIESAGRSFPVDIRYQERPPETPVEDAIAQAIRGALAGEQGSVLAFLPGQREIERTAERLAGKVAADTDVIALFGNMESRAQDAAIRPAPAGRRKVVLATSIAETSITIDGVRVVVDSGLSRLPRYEPATGLTRLETVRVSRASADQRAGRAGRTSPGIAIRLWRAEQTAALPAFTPPEILEADLSGLVLDGAAFGVSDVQTLSFLDPPPKAGLAEARTLLLDLGAIDGDGRITADGKAMRRLALPVRLAHMVAKAAGRGEAFIAAELAVLMTERGLGGNSADLETRLSRFRTERGPRADGARSFARRLAGTSLSARSDVSAGASVGALLLDAWPDRVARARGARGRFVLANGRGAVVDETDPLAGQEFLVVADLQGKAQNARIVSAAVVSEADIRQKLSHRIERQIRSSFDPEKKAVRVRETARLGAIVLSERLLPAPRGEEADRAVLDAIRENGLAILPWGRPSTALRHRLGWLFEGLGPPWPDMADDALFSVLDTWLLPFLRGEAKLAALPEQALCDGLRSLVPYDLQRRIDDLAPTHFEAPSGSRVPIGYEGEHPVLSIRVQELFGLDRHPSIAGGTVPLTVELLSPAHRPIQTTRDLPGFWRGSWADVRSDMRGRYPRHVWPENPLEAQATSRAKPRGT is encoded by the coding sequence ATGAAGGACGGTCTGCCTCGTCTGCCCGTAAGCGAGGCGCTGCCGGGGCTGCTCACGGCACTCGCCGACGGCAATGCCGCCGTTCTGGTCGCGCCGCCGGGGGCGGGAAAGACCACGCTCGTGCCTCTCGCCCTCATGGACGAAGCCTGGCGCGGCGACGGCACGATCCTGCTCCTGGAGCCACGCCGCCTCGCCGCGCGCGCCGCCGCCCGACGCATGGCGGAACTCATCGGCGAAGAGGTCGGCCGCACGGTAGGCTACGCGATGCGGATGGAAAGCCGCACCTCCCGAGACACCAGGATCCTCGTCGTCACCGAAGGCATCCTTTCGCGCATGATCCTCGACGATCCCGAACTGCCGGGCATAGCGGCCGTACTCTTCGACGAGTTCCACGAGCGTTCGCTGGACGGCGACTTCGGCCTCGCGCTTGCGCTCGACGTGCAGGGCGCACTTCGGCCGGACCTGCGGCTCCTGGTCATGTCGGCCACGCTCGACGGCGCGCGCGTCTCGCGCCTGCTCGGCGATGCGCCGGTGATCGAAAGCGCCGGCCGCAGCTTCCCCGTCGACATCCGCTACCAGGAACGCCCGCCCGAAACACCGGTCGAGGACGCCATCGCGCAGGCGATCCGCGGCGCGCTGGCCGGCGAGCAGGGCAGCGTACTGGCCTTCCTGCCCGGCCAGCGCGAGATCGAACGGACGGCGGAGCGGCTGGCCGGCAAGGTCGCCGCCGATACCGACGTCATCGCGCTCTTCGGCAACATGGAAAGCCGCGCGCAAGACGCCGCGATCCGCCCCGCGCCGGCGGGGCGGCGAAAGGTGGTTCTCGCGACGTCGATCGCCGAAACGTCCATCACCATCGATGGGGTGCGGGTGGTCGTCGACAGCGGCCTGTCCCGCCTGCCGAGATACGAGCCGGCGACCGGCCTGACCCGGCTCGAGACGGTGCGGGTCTCCCGCGCCTCGGCCGACCAGCGCGCGGGCCGCGCCGGCCGCACCAGCCCCGGAATCGCGATCCGTCTGTGGCGCGCCGAGCAGACGGCGGCGCTGCCGGCCTTCACCCCGCCTGAAATCCTCGAGGCGGATCTTTCCGGCCTCGTGCTCGATGGCGCCGCCTTCGGCGTTTCCGACGTGCAAACGCTCTCCTTCCTCGACCCGCCGCCCAAGGCGGGGCTTGCGGAGGCCCGGACGCTCCTCCTCGATCTTGGCGCGATCGACGGGGACGGCCGCATCACGGCGGACGGCAAGGCAATGCGCCGGCTGGCCCTGCCCGTACGGCTGGCTCACATGGTCGCCAAAGCCGCGGGCCGGGGTGAAGCCTTTATCGCCGCAGAACTCGCCGTCCTGATGACGGAACGGGGCCTGGGCGGCAACAGCGCCGATCTCGAGACGCGCCTGTCCCGATTCCGCACCGAACGCGGCCCCCGCGCCGACGGCGCACGATCCTTTGCCCGGCGCCTGGCCGGTACGTCCTTATCCGCCCGGTCCGACGTGTCCGCTGGCGCGAGCGTCGGCGCCCTCCTTCTCGACGCATGGCCTGACCGTGTCGCCAGGGCCCGCGGCGCGCGCGGCCGCTTCGTGCTCGCCAATGGCAGGGGCGCCGTCGTCGACGAGACGGACCCACTCGCCGGGCAGGAGTTCCTGGTCGTGGCGGACTTGCAGGGGAAGGCGCAGAACGCCCGCATCGTCTCGGCCGCCGTCGTGAGTGAAGCCGACATCAGGCAGAAACTCTCGCACCGGATCGAGCGCCAGATCCGGTCGAGCTTTGATCCGGAGAAGAAGGCGGTGCGGGTCCGGGAGACGGCGCGGCTCGGCGCGATAGTCCTGTCGGAACGCCTCCTGCCCGCTCCGCGCGGAGAAGAGGCCGACCGGGCGGTGCTCGACGCAATCCGCGAGAACGGGCTGGCCATTCTTCCCTGGGGAAGGCCGTCGACGGCGTTGCGGCACCGGCTCGGATGGCTCTTCGAGGGCCTGGGCCCGCCATGGCCAGACATGGCCGACGATGCACTGTTCTCGGTGCTAGATACCTGGCTCCTCCCCTTCCTGCGCGGCGAGGCGAAGCTTGCCGCCCTGCCTGAGCAGGCGCTCTGCGATGGGCTGCGGTCGCTGGTTCCCTACGATCTCCAGCGGCGGATCGACGACCTCGCGCCGACCCATTTCGAAGCGCCGAGCGGCAGCCGCGTGCCCATCGGCTACGAAGGCGAGCATCCGGTGCTGTCGATCCGCGTGCAGGAACTGTTCGGGCTGGACCGGCATCCCTCGATCGCCGGCGGCACGGTGCCGCTCACCGTCGAACTTCTTTCGCCAGCGCATCGCCCGATCCAGACCACGCGCGACCTGCCGGGGTTCTGGCGTGGCTCGTGGGCCGACGTGCGGTCCGACATGCGCGGCCGCTACCCTCGGCACGTGTGGCCCGAAAACCCGCTGGAAGCGCAGGCAACGTCGCGCGCCAAGCCCCGTGGCACCTGA